Proteins from one Streptomyces sp. NBC_00390 genomic window:
- a CDS encoding cytochrome c biogenesis CcdA family protein — protein sequence MADLPLALALSAGMLAAVNPCGFALLPAYLSLLVLGDDAPGRTVAVGRALTATAAMTAGFAALFGVFGLAIQPVAGQVQEQLPWFTIVFGLVMAGAGAWLLAGRQLPALTPRIRRAPAVTRSLPSMALFGMAYATASLGCTIAPFLAIVVSAFRGGSTGEGIALFAAYAGGMGLIVGAASLTVALTRTTAVTRLRRLGAIAPRLGGGLLLLVGAYVAYYGWYEIRVQRDPATRDPVIDAAGAVQRTIADALDSVGPSVIAGVFAGLLIAAAVLVRVRRARRRRTTGIDPHTI from the coding sequence ATGGCCGACCTGCCGCTCGCCCTCGCACTCAGCGCGGGCATGCTCGCCGCCGTCAACCCGTGCGGCTTCGCCCTGCTCCCCGCCTACTTGTCGCTGCTCGTCCTCGGCGACGACGCCCCCGGCCGCACGGTCGCCGTCGGCCGGGCGCTGACGGCCACCGCCGCGATGACCGCCGGCTTCGCCGCGCTCTTCGGCGTCTTCGGGCTGGCCATCCAGCCCGTCGCGGGCCAGGTCCAGGAGCAGCTGCCCTGGTTCACCATCGTCTTCGGACTCGTCATGGCAGGGGCGGGGGCATGGCTGCTCGCCGGGCGCCAACTGCCCGCCCTGACCCCGAGGATCCGCCGGGCCCCCGCCGTCACCCGCTCCCTCCCCTCGATGGCACTGTTCGGCATGGCGTACGCCACGGCCTCGCTGGGCTGCACCATCGCACCGTTCCTCGCCATCGTGGTCTCCGCCTTCCGCGGCGGATCCACCGGCGAGGGCATCGCGCTGTTCGCCGCGTACGCGGGCGGGATGGGCCTGATCGTCGGCGCCGCCTCGCTGACCGTCGCCCTCACCCGCACGACTGCCGTCACCCGGCTGCGCCGTCTTGGCGCCATCGCCCCTCGGCTCGGCGGCGGACTGCTTCTGCTCGTGGGTGCGTACGTCGCGTACTACGGCTGGTACGAAATCCGCGTCCAGCGCGACCCTGCCACCCGGGACCCGGTCATCGACGCGGCAGGCGCCGTCCAGCGCACGATCGCCGACGCCCTGGACTCCGTCGGCCCTTCGGTGATCGCCGGCGTCTTCGCGGGCC
- a CDS encoding redoxin family protein — MRARTLVPAVMAAALITVAGCGTEGGSDSTGDAGAAPSNTSSPAQPPASSDGGDAGSTGAEVPEALKFTASTVDGKPFDVKTLAGKPTVLWFWAPWCPKCKAQAAETAKVAADYAGKANVVGVAGLDKNAAMKDFVSETKTGSFPHLSDEAGDVWKRFEVTEQSRYVILDKDGKTVYEGVLPGGEGLAEKVAGLTG, encoded by the coding sequence ATGCGCGCCCGCACCCTCGTCCCGGCCGTCATGGCCGCTGCCCTGATCACCGTCGCCGGGTGCGGAACCGAAGGCGGCTCAGACTCCACCGGGGACGCCGGAGCAGCGCCCTCGAATACGTCGTCCCCCGCGCAGCCGCCCGCCTCGTCGGACGGCGGTGACGCCGGCAGCACCGGCGCCGAGGTGCCCGAAGCGCTGAAGTTCACCGCCTCCACGGTGGACGGCAAGCCGTTCGACGTGAAGACCCTGGCGGGCAAGCCGACCGTGCTGTGGTTCTGGGCCCCCTGGTGCCCCAAGTGCAAGGCTCAGGCAGCCGAGACGGCCAAGGTCGCCGCCGACTATGCGGGCAAGGCGAACGTGGTCGGCGTCGCGGGCCTCGACAAGAACGCTGCCATGAAGGACTTCGTCTCCGAGACGAAGACCGGCTCCTTCCCTCACCTGTCCGACGAGGCCGGTGACGTGTGGAAGCGGTTCGAAGTCACCGAGCAGAGCCGCTACGTCATCCTCGACAAGGACGGCAAGACCGTCTACGAAGGCGTCCTGCCCGGCGGAGAAGGACTGGCCGAGAAGGTCGCCGGACTCACCGGCTGA